From the genome of Amycolatopsis sp. NBC_01488, one region includes:
- a CDS encoding helix-turn-helix domain-containing protein, with product MPEEIAAGTLAAKLNHLFGVVRPADGDEYTFDEVAEAIRAQGGPTISATYLWQLRKGLRDNPTKRHLEALAGFFGVPPAYFFDDAEAERIDAELTLLSAFRDAPVRQIALRARGLSPKSLEAISDMVDRVRELEGLPEPAGDAER from the coding sequence ATGCCGGAGGAGATCGCCGCGGGGACTCTCGCCGCGAAGCTGAACCACCTGTTCGGCGTCGTGCGGCCCGCCGACGGCGACGAGTACACCTTCGACGAGGTCGCCGAGGCGATCCGGGCCCAGGGTGGTCCCACCATCTCCGCCACCTACCTGTGGCAGCTGCGCAAGGGCCTGCGCGACAACCCGACCAAGCGGCACCTCGAAGCACTCGCGGGGTTCTTCGGCGTGCCACCGGCGTATTTCTTCGACGACGCCGAAGCCGAGCGCATCGACGCCGAGCTGACGCTGCTCAGCGCGTTCCGCGACGCACCGGTCCGTCAGATCGCCCTTCGCGCGCGCGGGTTGTCGCCGAAGAGCCTCGAAGCGATCAGCGACATGGTGGACCGGGTCCGCGAGCTCGAGGGCCTGCCCGAACCGGCGGGCGACGCCGAACGATGA
- a CDS encoding MAB_1171c family putative transporter, which produces MGEAVRRYGPAALAWVLLLVLRPGPARGRRLVRFCVLGLAVSQTALTPAFRGLTRTLGIPDVELLVAHLAMVGAVWAGAQLLLRLHGLTARARKHTAWAVLGGAAMVVTFTLAPDVMPQTPFVMEYCIAYAVALLPEFAVIGRLCLQDARKAPDRILRAGLGLIVAGVVAAAAYMVVRTVVAMTARLPFDFDYGRGFLLSKALPTSAHLLVLVGVGVPAAAGWLHRYRQYRRLGPLWLALYRAEPAIALEAPRTTDFPTRLRLYRRVIEIRDGLLVIRPYRGGSSTGEQQEAAEILAALRAREAGLPPRSPDTTVQGGQDFGSDTEYLCRVADAFRELSRRAPADVS; this is translated from the coding sequence GTGGGTGAGGCCGTCCGCCGCTACGGCCCCGCCGCGCTGGCGTGGGTCCTGCTCCTGGTCCTCCGGCCCGGTCCGGCGCGCGGGCGGCGGCTCGTGCGGTTCTGCGTGCTGGGCCTCGCCGTCTCGCAGACCGCGCTCACTCCGGCCTTCCGCGGCCTCACCCGCACCCTCGGCATCCCCGACGTCGAACTGCTCGTCGCCCACCTCGCCATGGTCGGCGCGGTCTGGGCCGGGGCCCAGCTCCTGCTGCGCCTGCACGGGCTCACGGCCCGCGCCCGCAAGCACACGGCGTGGGCCGTCCTCGGCGGCGCCGCGATGGTCGTGACCTTCACCCTCGCCCCCGACGTGATGCCGCAGACGCCGTTCGTCATGGAGTACTGCATCGCCTACGCGGTCGCGCTCCTGCCCGAGTTCGCGGTCATCGGGCGGCTGTGCCTGCAGGACGCGCGCAAGGCGCCGGACCGGATCCTGCGCGCCGGTCTCGGCCTGATCGTCGCCGGAGTCGTCGCCGCGGCCGCCTACATGGTGGTCCGGACCGTCGTCGCGATGACCGCGCGCCTTCCCTTCGACTTCGACTACGGCCGGGGTTTCCTGCTGAGCAAGGCACTTCCCACGTCGGCGCACCTGCTCGTGCTCGTCGGGGTCGGCGTGCCCGCGGCGGCCGGCTGGCTGCACCGCTACCGCCAGTACCGCCGCCTCGGCCCGCTCTGGCTGGCCCTCTACCGGGCCGAGCCCGCGATCGCGCTGGAAGCGCCGCGCACCACCGACTTCCCCACCCGGCTGCGGCTCTACCGCCGGGTCATCGAGATCCGCGACGGCCTGCTCGTCATCCGCCCGTACCGCGGCGGGTCGAGCACCGGGGAACAGCAGGAGGCCGCCGAGATCCTGGCCGCCCTGCGCGCCCGGGAAGCCGGCCTGCCCCCGCGGTCCCCCGACACGACCGTCCAAGGTGGACAGGACTTCGGCAGCGACACCGAGTACCTCTGCCGCGTCGCCGACGCCTTCCGGGAGCTCAGCCGCCGGGCGCCGGCCGACGTGTCCTGA
- a CDS encoding VOC family protein, which translates to MPQPSPRHEIAHLGHVELFTPEPEKSLDFFVRVLGLTENGTAGDSVYLRTWDDYEHHSLKLTAAKTSGVGRTAVRASSEEALKRRVVALEERGLGVGWVDGDTGIGPTYLFRDPDGHELEVYWETERYRPPEHLRPALKNQAQAYPGRGVGVRRLDHVNYLAREAEVNGRFICDALGGRVTEQIQLDSGVISGQWTHFGQKSYDIVYTNDWTKAGGRLHHIAFATDTREDILRAADIALDNDVHIETGPHKHAIQQTFFLYLYEPGGNRIELCNPTGRLIFAPDWEPVTWTEAERAKGQAWGLKTIESFHTHGTPPVE; encoded by the coding sequence ATGCCCCAGCCCTCACCCCGCCACGAAATCGCGCACCTCGGCCACGTCGAGCTGTTCACGCCCGAGCCGGAGAAGAGCCTCGACTTCTTCGTCCGCGTGCTCGGGCTGACCGAGAACGGCACCGCCGGCGACTCCGTCTACCTGCGCACCTGGGACGACTACGAGCACCACAGCCTGAAGCTGACCGCGGCGAAGACGTCCGGCGTCGGGCGGACGGCGGTGCGCGCGTCCAGCGAAGAGGCCCTGAAGCGGCGCGTGGTCGCCCTCGAGGAGCGCGGACTCGGCGTCGGCTGGGTCGACGGCGACACGGGAATCGGTCCCACGTACCTGTTCCGCGACCCGGACGGCCACGAACTCGAGGTCTACTGGGAAACCGAGCGCTACCGGCCGCCCGAGCACCTGCGGCCGGCGCTGAAGAACCAGGCGCAGGCCTACCCGGGGCGCGGGGTCGGCGTCCGGCGCCTCGACCACGTCAACTACCTGGCGCGGGAGGCCGAGGTCAACGGCCGGTTCATCTGCGACGCGCTCGGCGGCCGGGTCACCGAGCAGATCCAGCTCGACAGCGGCGTGATTTCGGGGCAGTGGACGCACTTCGGGCAGAAGTCGTACGACATCGTGTACACGAACGACTGGACGAAGGCCGGCGGGCGCCTGCACCACATCGCGTTTGCCACCGACACGCGCGAAGACATCCTGCGCGCGGCCGACATCGCGCTCGACAACGACGTCCACATCGAGACCGGGCCGCACAAGCACGCGATCCAGCAGACGTTCTTCCTGTACTTGTACGAGCCCGGCGGCAACCGGATCGAGCTGTGCAACCCGACCGGCAGGCTGATCTTCGCGCCGGACTGGGAACCGGTCACGTGGACCGAGGCCGAGCGGGCCAAGGGGCAGGCGTGGGGCCTCAAGACGATCGAGTCGTTCCACACGCACGGCACGCCGCCGGTGGAGTGA
- a CDS encoding 4-oxalomesaconate tautomerase has protein sequence MTGVRCMLMRGGTSKGAYFLAEDLPADPATRDDLLLRIMGTPDPRQIDGVGGAQPVTSKVAVVSEADGQDHDVDYLFLQLGVEKATVSDRQTCGNLLAGVGQFAVERGLVPAGPERTTVRVRLVNTGTVAVSTFATPGGEVDYRGDTAISGVPGTAAPVELDFTETEGSACGSLLPTGNVRDDVGGIAVSCVDNGMPVVVARAEDLGVTGYEDPDELADTGLAERIDALRVEAGKLMGLGDVSGSSVPKTTLVAAPRDGGAICTRTFIPVKPHPSIGVLGGVSVVTALLLDGAVGSELLEAPAGGAPVEIEHPSGKLAVAIEFDGSRVRRSTVLRTARKLFDGTVFPRP, from the coding sequence ATGACCGGCGTGCGCTGCATGCTCATGCGCGGGGGCACCTCGAAGGGCGCCTACTTCCTCGCCGAGGACCTCCCCGCCGATCCCGCGACCCGCGACGACCTGCTGCTGCGGATCATGGGCACCCCCGACCCGCGCCAGATCGACGGCGTCGGCGGAGCCCAGCCCGTCACCAGCAAGGTCGCCGTCGTGTCCGAAGCGGACGGACAGGACCACGACGTCGACTACCTGTTCCTGCAGCTCGGCGTCGAGAAGGCGACCGTCTCCGATCGGCAGACCTGCGGCAACCTCCTGGCCGGCGTCGGGCAGTTCGCCGTCGAACGCGGGCTCGTGCCCGCCGGGCCCGAGCGCACCACCGTGCGCGTGCGGCTGGTCAACACCGGCACCGTCGCCGTCTCGACGTTCGCCACCCCCGGCGGCGAAGTCGACTACCGCGGCGACACGGCCATCTCCGGCGTGCCCGGCACCGCCGCTCCGGTCGAGCTCGACTTCACCGAGACCGAAGGGTCCGCCTGCGGCAGCCTGCTGCCCACCGGCAACGTCCGCGACGACGTCGGCGGCATCGCGGTGTCCTGTGTGGACAATGGTATGCCGGTCGTCGTGGCGCGGGCCGAGGACCTGGGCGTCACCGGCTACGAAGACCCGGACGAGCTGGCCGACACCGGCCTCGCCGAGCGGATCGACGCGCTGCGCGTCGAAGCCGGGAAGCTGATGGGGCTCGGCGACGTCAGCGGCAGTTCGGTGCCCAAGACCACGCTCGTCGCCGCGCCCCGCGACGGCGGCGCCATCTGCACCCGGACCTTCATCCCGGTCAAGCCGCACCCGTCGATCGGCGTGCTCGGCGGCGTCAGCGTCGTCACGGCGTTGCTGCTCGACGGCGCCGTCGGGAGCGAGCTGCTCGAAGCCCCGGCCGGAGGTGCGCCCGTCGAAATCGAGCACCCGAGCGGCAAGCTCGCGGTCGCGATCGAGTTCGACGGGTCCCGCGTCCGCCGGTCGACGGTGCTCCGCACCGCGCGGAAGCTGTTCGACGGCACCGTCTTCCCCCGCCCCTGA
- a CDS encoding 4-carboxy-4-hydroxy-2-oxoadipate aldolase/oxaloacetate decarboxylase, which translates to MKPVIVTDPPRADLEQVARLADYGVATVHEALGRSGLLGPDLRPIQDGARMGGTAVTALCWPGDNLMIHAAVEQCRDGDVLVVTTTSPCRDGLFGELFATALRYRGVRGLVTTTGVRDVTDLRALGFPVWSAAVSAQGTVKATAGAVNVPVVIGGQLVRPGDAVLADDDGVMCVRREDVQTGLDASQARLEKEAAAREAFAQGHLGLDRYGLREKLDALGVRYLTAEEYEKEQA; encoded by the coding sequence ATGAAGCCCGTCATCGTCACCGATCCGCCGCGTGCCGACCTCGAGCAGGTTGCGCGACTGGCCGACTACGGCGTTGCCACCGTTCACGAGGCGCTCGGGCGCTCCGGGCTCCTCGGCCCGGACCTCCGGCCGATCCAAGACGGCGCGCGCATGGGCGGGACCGCCGTCACCGCGCTCTGCTGGCCCGGGGACAACCTCATGATCCACGCCGCCGTCGAGCAGTGCCGGGACGGCGATGTCCTCGTCGTCACCACCACTTCTCCCTGCCGTGACGGGCTCTTCGGCGAGCTGTTCGCCACCGCGCTGCGCTACCGCGGCGTGCGGGGCCTCGTCACCACCACCGGCGTCCGCGACGTCACCGACCTGCGCGCGCTCGGCTTCCCCGTCTGGTCGGCCGCCGTCAGCGCGCAAGGCACCGTCAAGGCCACCGCCGGGGCCGTCAACGTTCCCGTCGTCATCGGCGGGCAGCTGGTCCGCCCCGGTGACGCCGTCCTCGCCGACGACGACGGCGTCATGTGCGTCCGCCGCGAAGACGTCCAAACCGGACTCGACGCCTCGCAGGCCCGGCTCGAAAAAGAAGCCGCCGCAAGGGAAGCGTTCGCGCAAGGACACCTCGGCCTTGACCGCTACGGGCTGCGCGAGAAGCTCGACGCCCTCGGCGTCCGCTACCTGACCGCCGAGGAGTACGAGAAGGAGCAGGCATGA
- a CDS encoding GntR family transcriptional regulator, which produces MTQSAAAGRPGERSVVAAIRDAIVRGEFVPNQRLVEADLSGQFAASRATVRAALIELTNEGLVERVQNRGARVRAVSLEEAVEISEVRMMLESLCAAKAAERVSDAEIGELKELGELMHQAVAGGDVVGYSSLNQRLHRRIREISGQRTAAQVLERLRGQSVRHQFRLAMRPGRPQVSLPEHLAIIDAICAHHPDRAAQAARDHLGSVIEALKATDAEVSPLHP; this is translated from the coding sequence ATGACGCAGAGTGCTGCGGCCGGGCGGCCGGGGGAGCGTTCCGTGGTGGCGGCCATCCGCGACGCGATCGTCCGCGGCGAGTTCGTGCCCAACCAGAGGCTGGTGGAGGCGGACCTCTCCGGCCAGTTCGCCGCGAGCCGCGCCACGGTGCGGGCGGCGCTGATCGAGCTGACGAACGAGGGGCTCGTCGAGCGCGTGCAGAACCGGGGCGCCCGGGTGCGCGCGGTGTCGCTGGAGGAGGCCGTCGAGATTTCCGAGGTCCGCATGATGCTGGAGTCGCTGTGCGCGGCGAAGGCGGCGGAGCGCGTTTCCGACGCGGAGATCGGCGAGCTGAAGGAGCTGGGCGAGCTGATGCACCAGGCGGTGGCGGGCGGGGACGTGGTCGGCTATTCGAGCCTCAACCAGCGTTTGCACCGCCGGATCCGCGAAATCAGCGGCCAGCGCACGGCGGCGCAGGTGTTGGAGCGGCTGCGCGGGCAGAGCGTGCGCCACCAGTTCCGCCTGGCGATGCGCCCGGGCCGCCCGCAGGTGTCCCTGCCGGAGCACCTGGCGATCATCGACGCGATCTGCGCCCACCACCCGGACCGAGCAGCCCAGGCGGCGCGGGACCATCTGGGCAGCGTGATCGAGGCCCTCAAGGCAACCGACGCGGAGGTCTCGCCGCTGCACCCGTGA
- a CDS encoding NAD(P)-dependent oxidoreductase, which translates to MYSIVAGKEDSAMSGTIAILGLGEAGSALARDLAAAGAVVRGYDPAVSAGEGIVATGSEAEAAEGADLVLSVNSAAAAVDALEAGLSGLGTGAAWADLNTASPGTKRRLAAIAAEHDVPFADIAIMAPVPGRGLRVPMLAAGVAAEIVANTLNTFGAAVEVMAGEAGLAAERKLLRSVFFKGMSAAVVEALEAARAAGCEDWLRKIIVDELTAANASTVDRLVDGSVKHAVRRTSEMAAAAEMLGELGVRADVASAARDQLAHIADTQDCQQS; encoded by the coding sequence GTGTACTCGATCGTAGCTGGTAAGGAGGATTCTGCTATGTCCGGAACCATCGCGATACTCGGGCTCGGCGAGGCAGGCAGCGCGCTCGCCCGGGATCTGGCCGCCGCCGGAGCCGTCGTACGGGGCTACGACCCGGCCGTTTCGGCCGGCGAAGGCATCGTCGCAACCGGCTCCGAAGCCGAAGCGGCCGAGGGCGCCGACCTGGTGCTCAGCGTGAACAGCGCGGCCGCGGCCGTCGACGCGCTCGAAGCCGGCTTGAGCGGTCTCGGGACCGGCGCCGCCTGGGCCGACCTGAACACCGCCTCCCCCGGCACCAAGCGCAGGCTGGCCGCCATCGCCGCCGAGCACGACGTGCCGTTCGCCGACATCGCGATCATGGCGCCGGTCCCCGGCCGCGGCCTGCGGGTCCCGATGCTCGCTGCCGGTGTCGCCGCCGAAATTGTCGCCAATACCTTGAACACGTTCGGCGCCGCGGTCGAAGTCATGGCCGGCGAAGCCGGGCTCGCCGCCGAGCGCAAGCTGCTGCGCAGCGTGTTCTTCAAGGGCATGTCGGCCGCCGTGGTCGAGGCGCTGGAAGCCGCGCGCGCCGCAGGCTGCGAGGACTGGCTGCGCAAGATCATCGTCGACGAACTCACCGCGGCAAACGCTTCCACCGTGGACCGGCTCGTCGACGGCTCGGTCAAGCACGCCGTCCGCCGGACGTCCGAAATGGCGGCGGCCGCGGAGATGCTCGGCGAGCTGGGCGTGCGCGCGGACGTCGCGTCCGCCGCTCGTGACCAGCTTGCGCACATCGCTGATACACAGGATTGTCAACAATCTTGA
- a CDS encoding MFS transporter yields MSTRELGGTAAATVRLSIRVTALCWVLVLLDGLDLFVYGATLPGVLADKSFGLTPVSGGNIGSLTTFGMMLGALGAGILTDRTGRRKIIITGVTVFSLAAAACATAPTVEFFGAARFVAGIGLGGLLPSAIAMVMEYAPAWRKNLAVTTVMTAHQAGGALAGALGMTLVQSMGWRSVYWIGALLLVVVLPAVVFLLPESMTFLLAKGRTDRARAIADKFAVSLGTFAPEPAEDRRGGLRGLFTPSVRTTTLLFWIASFAGLLLVYGVNTWLPTMMRGSGYNLGSAISFLLVINLGGIAGMLIAGRLADRFGARPVAIIWFALTAGGVGLLAVHLPLAVTYVVVFLTGAWLFSAQTLVYAAVGAYYPADSRATALGWVSGVGRLGAVFGPWLGGILVAGGLSSLGFVVFAIAGVLGAVMVALVRRKGAFATESGQAERRPVRESHNA; encoded by the coding sequence ATGTCCACACGAGAACTCGGCGGCACGGCCGCCGCCACGGTCCGGCTCTCCATCCGGGTGACCGCGTTGTGCTGGGTCCTCGTGCTGCTGGACGGGCTGGACCTGTTCGTCTACGGGGCGACGCTGCCGGGCGTGCTGGCCGACAAGAGCTTCGGCCTGACGCCGGTCAGCGGCGGGAACATCGGCAGCCTGACGACGTTCGGGATGATGCTCGGCGCGCTCGGGGCCGGCATCCTCACCGACCGCACCGGCCGCCGGAAGATCATCATCACCGGCGTCACGGTCTTCTCCCTGGCCGCGGCCGCCTGCGCCACGGCACCCACGGTCGAGTTCTTCGGCGCGGCGCGGTTCGTCGCCGGGATCGGCCTCGGCGGCCTGCTGCCGTCGGCGATCGCGATGGTCATGGAGTACGCGCCGGCGTGGCGGAAGAACCTCGCCGTCACCACCGTGATGACGGCCCACCAGGCCGGCGGCGCGCTGGCCGGCGCGCTGGGGATGACGCTCGTCCAGTCGATGGGCTGGCGCTCGGTGTACTGGATCGGCGCGCTGCTGCTCGTGGTGGTGCTGCCCGCGGTCGTGTTCCTGCTGCCGGAGTCGATGACGTTCCTGCTGGCCAAGGGCCGCACCGACCGCGCGCGGGCGATCGCGGACAAGTTCGCGGTCTCGCTCGGCACGTTCGCGCCGGAGCCGGCCGAAGACCGGCGTGGTGGCCTGCGCGGCCTCTTCACGCCGTCGGTGCGGACGACGACGCTGCTGTTCTGGATCGCGTCGTTCGCCGGGCTGCTGCTGGTGTACGGCGTGAACACCTGGCTGCCGACGATGATGCGCGGCAGCGGCTACAACCTCGGCTCGGCGATCAGCTTCCTGCTGGTGATCAACCTGGGCGGGATCGCGGGCATGCTCATCGCCGGGCGGCTCGCGGACCGCTTCGGCGCCCGGCCGGTGGCGATCATCTGGTTCGCGCTGACCGCGGGCGGCGTCGGGCTGCTGGCGGTGCACCTGCCGCTGGCCGTGACGTACGTCGTCGTGTTCCTGACCGGCGCGTGGCTCTTCAGCGCGCAGACGCTCGTCTACGCGGCGGTCGGCGCGTACTACCCGGCCGACAGCCGCGCGACGGCGCTGGGCTGGGTGTCCGGCGTCGGCCGGCTGGGCGCGGTGTTCGGGCCGTGGCTGGGCGGGATCCTGGTCGCGGGCGGGCTGTCGTCGCTCGGCTTCGTGGTGTTCGCGATCGCGGGCGTGCTCGGCGCGGTGATGGTGGCCCTGGTGCGGCGGAAGGGCGCGTTCGCGACGGAAAGCGGGCAGGCCGAGCGGAGGCCGGTGCGGGAATCGCACAACGCTTGA
- a CDS encoding amidohydrolase family protein: MIIDCHGHYTTAPPALAAWRDQQIASLADPGVKPAQADLRISDDELRETIEPNQLRLMDERGIDLTIFSPRASFMAHHVGGFETSAEWAAICNELCHRVSTLYPERFAPAAMLPQSPGVDPATCLPELTRCVEEYGAVALNLNPDPSGGHWTAPPLTDRSWYPIYERMVEYDIPAMVHVSTSVNPAFHTTGAHYLNADTTAFMQLVQGDLFTDFPTLRLVIPHGGGAVPYHWGRFRGLAMALGKPELEDHLLGNVFFDTCVYHQPGSDLLFDVIPARNILFASEMIGAVRSVDPRTGHHFDDTRRYAEAAKLSEEDWAAIREHNARAVYPRLDALLKGQGR, translated from the coding sequence TTGATCATCGACTGCCACGGCCACTACACGACCGCGCCCCCCGCCCTCGCGGCGTGGCGCGACCAGCAGATCGCGTCGCTGGCCGATCCCGGCGTCAAGCCCGCCCAGGCCGACCTGCGGATCAGCGACGACGAGCTGCGCGAGACGATCGAACCGAACCAGCTGCGGCTGATGGACGAACGCGGCATCGACCTGACGATCTTCTCGCCGCGCGCGTCGTTCATGGCCCACCACGTCGGCGGCTTCGAGACGTCCGCGGAGTGGGCGGCGATCTGCAACGAGCTGTGCCACCGCGTCAGCACCCTCTACCCCGAGCGGTTCGCGCCGGCCGCGATGCTCCCGCAGTCACCGGGCGTCGACCCGGCCACCTGCCTGCCCGAGCTGACCCGCTGCGTCGAGGAGTACGGCGCCGTCGCGCTGAACCTGAACCCCGACCCCAGCGGCGGCCACTGGACGGCGCCGCCGCTCACCGACCGGTCGTGGTACCCGATCTACGAAAGGATGGTCGAGTACGACATCCCGGCGATGGTGCACGTCAGCACGAGCGTCAACCCCGCCTTCCACACCACCGGCGCGCACTACCTCAACGCCGACACGACCGCGTTCATGCAGCTCGTGCAGGGCGACCTGTTCACCGACTTCCCGACGCTGCGGCTGGTCATCCCGCACGGCGGCGGCGCGGTCCCCTACCACTGGGGCCGGTTCCGCGGCCTCGCGATGGCGCTGGGCAAGCCGGAACTGGAAGATCACTTGCTGGGCAACGTCTTCTTCGACACCTGCGTCTACCACCAGCCGGGCTCAGACCTGCTCTTCGACGTCATCCCGGCGCGCAACATCCTCTTCGCGTCCGAGATGATCGGCGCCGTCCGCAGTGTCGACCCGCGAACCGGCCACCACTTCGACGACACGCGCCGGTACGCCGAAGCCGCGAAACTGTCCGAAGAGGACTGGGCCGCGATCCGGGAGCACAACGCCCGGGCCGTCTACCCCCGGCTGGACGCCCTCCTGAAGGGCCAAGGCCGGTGA
- a CDS encoding amidohydrolase family protein: MTAPKTPGWLDWSADPSTPDFELPCGTVDAHCHVFGPHQEFPFAPERKYTPCDASKDQLFALRDHLGVARNVIVQATCHGADNAAMVDAVRAADGRARGIATVRPDVGEKELRELDAAGVRGVRFTFVKRLVDASPKEDLSTIAKKIAPLGWHVVLYFEAADLPELEDFFGTLPTQLVIDHMGRPDVAKPPENPEFERFLGFVEENDAWVKVSCPERLTVTGPPALHGERHAYTDVVPFARRVVTEFPDRVLWGTDWPHPNLKDHMPDDGLLVDYIPQIADTADLRRKLLVDNPMRLYWPGETA, translated from the coding sequence GTGACCGCGCCGAAGACGCCCGGCTGGCTGGACTGGTCCGCGGATCCGTCCACACCGGACTTCGAGCTGCCGTGCGGCACGGTCGACGCGCACTGCCACGTGTTCGGCCCGCACCAGGAGTTCCCGTTCGCGCCGGAGCGCAAGTACACGCCCTGCGACGCGAGCAAGGACCAGCTCTTCGCCCTGCGCGACCACCTCGGCGTCGCGCGCAACGTCATCGTCCAGGCCACCTGCCACGGCGCGGACAACGCCGCCATGGTCGACGCCGTCCGGGCCGCGGACGGCCGGGCGCGCGGGATCGCGACCGTCCGGCCGGACGTCGGCGAGAAGGAGTTGCGCGAACTCGACGCCGCGGGCGTGCGCGGCGTGCGGTTCACCTTCGTCAAGCGGCTCGTCGACGCCTCGCCCAAAGAGGACCTGAGCACGATCGCCAAGAAGATCGCGCCGCTCGGCTGGCACGTCGTGCTCTACTTCGAAGCCGCCGACCTGCCCGAACTCGAGGACTTCTTCGGCACGCTGCCCACGCAGCTGGTGATCGACCACATGGGACGCCCCGACGTCGCGAAACCGCCGGAAAACCCGGAGTTCGAGAGGTTTCTCGGCTTCGTCGAGGAGAACGACGCCTGGGTGAAAGTCAGCTGCCCGGAACGCCTCACCGTGACCGGACCGCCGGCCCTCCACGGCGAACGGCACGCCTACACCGACGTCGTCCCGTTCGCCCGGCGCGTCGTGACGGAGTTCCCGGACCGGGTGCTGTGGGGCACCGACTGGCCGCATCCGAACCTGAAGGACCACATGCCCGACGACGGGCTGCTCGTCGACTACATCCCGCAGATCGCGGACACGGCGGACCTGCGCCGGAAGCTACTGGTCGACAACCCGATGCGCCTCTACTGGCCCGGCGAAACCGCCTGA
- a CDS encoding MFS transporter, whose amino-acid sequence MQHANAFNRLNRLPISRFHKVTLLAVSFAYFFEFADINSFATTAPKLIKLWGVTVDQVAYVTSLSFVGMFFGSIIASKLADRFGRRNALVWTTVWFGVFSLAAVFSWDIVSLGVFRVLTSAGLSAMTVVAVIYVSELYPAASRGKYQAYAIVIGICGTPVTNLIASAVVPINSWSWRLVYLWGALGVLLVLFTRQLKESPRWYESRGEHAKADAVLREIEERVAAEKGPLPEPAPPVEEAPVAKAPLRLLLKKKYLMPTLLLTVLWVTQTIGFFGYSSWAPTLLAKEGFSVEKSVFYVALTTVGAPLGSYLAALVTDRFERKWCLVAFGAVIALCGLLYGLTFTPVLIVVFGFLVNLFERGYTALGYAYSPELFDTRGRSLGTGVSYGLGRLSNAVGPLIVAGLYNGSGYRSVFFFIAGTWLVGALVLAAFGPRTRAARLQSAPEAKHAGV is encoded by the coding sequence ATGCAGCACGCCAACGCGTTCAACCGGCTGAACCGCCTGCCGATCTCGCGGTTCCACAAGGTCACCCTGCTGGCCGTCTCGTTCGCCTACTTCTTCGAGTTCGCGGACATCAACAGCTTCGCCACCACCGCGCCCAAGCTGATCAAGCTGTGGGGCGTGACGGTCGACCAGGTCGCCTACGTGACCTCGCTGTCGTTCGTCGGGATGTTCTTCGGGTCGATCATCGCGAGCAAGCTCGCCGACCGCTTCGGCCGCAGGAACGCGCTGGTGTGGACGACCGTGTGGTTCGGCGTGTTCTCCCTCGCGGCCGTCTTCTCCTGGGACATCGTGTCGCTGGGCGTGTTCCGCGTCCTGACCTCGGCGGGCCTCTCGGCGATGACGGTCGTCGCGGTCATCTACGTCAGCGAGCTGTACCCGGCGGCGAGCCGCGGCAAGTACCAGGCCTACGCGATCGTGATCGGCATCTGCGGCACGCCGGTGACCAACCTGATCGCGAGCGCGGTCGTGCCGATCAACTCCTGGTCGTGGCGGCTGGTGTACCTGTGGGGCGCGCTCGGCGTGCTGCTGGTGCTGTTCACGCGGCAGCTGAAGGAGTCGCCGAGGTGGTACGAAAGCCGGGGCGAGCACGCCAAGGCGGACGCGGTGCTGCGGGAGATCGAGGAGCGCGTCGCGGCGGAGAAGGGACCGCTGCCGGAGCCGGCGCCGCCGGTCGAAGAGGCGCCTGTGGCCAAGGCACCGCTGCGCTTGCTGCTGAAGAAGAAGTACCTGATGCCCACGTTGCTGCTGACGGTCTTGTGGGTGACGCAGACGATCGGCTTCTTCGGCTATTCGAGCTGGGCGCCGACGCTGCTGGCCAAGGAGGGCTTCAGCGTCGAGAAGTCGGTGTTCTACGTGGCGCTGACGACGGTCGGCGCGCCGCTCGGGTCGTACCTGGCGGCCCTGGTGACGGACCGCTTCGAGCGCAAGTGGTGCCTGGTCGCGTTCGGCGCGGTCATCGCGCTGTGCGGCCTGCTCTACGGGCTGACGTTCACCCCGGTCCTCATCGTGGTGTTCGGCTTCCTGGTGAACCTGTTCGAGCGCGGCTACACGGCTTTGGGGTACGCGTACTCGCCGGAGCTGTTCGACACGCGGGGCCGGTCATTGGGCACCGGCGTGTCGTACGGGCTCGGCCGGCTGTCGAACGCGGTCGGGCCGTTGATCGTGGCCGGGTTGTACAACGGCAGCGGGTACCGGAGCGTGTTCTTCTTCATCGCGGGGACCTGGCTGGTCGGCGCGCTGGTGCTGGCGGCGTTCGGGCCCCGCACCCGGGCGGCCCGGCTGCAGTCGGCACCGGAGGCGAAGCACGCGGGCGTCTGA